Proteins from one Patescibacteria group bacterium genomic window:
- a CDS encoding DUF523 domain-containing protein, which yields MEDNKNKDNLNQAISACLLGIPCRWNEKGKNNPKAIKEFLKGKSLIICPEVLAGLPTPRPACEISSGDGKDVLAGKAKIVDKYGIDYTEVFIKGAKLALDIIQKNEIKKVLLKSGSPTCGALHIYTGDFSGQKKKGLGVFAALLQAHGIEIEELD from the coding sequence ATGGAGGACAATAAAAACAAAGATAATTTAAATCAAGCAATAAGCGCTTGCCTCTTAGGTATACCCTGCCGCTGGAATGAAAAAGGTAAAAATAATCCTAAAGCTATAAAAGAATTTTTAAAAGGCAAATCTCTGATAATATGCCCGGAAGTGCTAGCTGGATTGCCAACTCCCAGGCCTGCTTGCGAAATATCAAGCGGCGATGGCAAAGATGTATTGGCTGGTAAAGCCAAAATAGTAGATAAATATGGTATTGATTACACTGAAGTATTTATCAAGGGAGCAAAACTTGCTTTGGATATTATTCAAAAAAACGAAATAAAAAAAGTGTTACTTAAATCCGGTAGCCCCACTTGTGGGGCACTTCACATATATACCGGGGACTTCTCAGGACAAAAAAAGAAAGGTCTAGGAGTCTTCGCGGCTCTTTTACAAGCCCATGGAATTGAAATAGAGGAATTGGACTAA
- a CDS encoding HEAT repeat domain-containing protein, with protein sequence MKRNFDPVKLKAWLVCPDPYQKGTAVNIVWHDKIADPGVVVLVEHLVLTDDTDYIRCDAIRCLGDLGLVRSKECLIKALSDNHYLARGHAVLSLEKIDPNFLQIPEIRHLIEEETHPFVRWALSIN encoded by the coding sequence ATGAAGAGGAATTTTGACCCCGTGAAACTCAAAGCTTGGCTAGTTTGCCCAGATCCTTACCAGAAAGGTACGGCTGTCAACATTGTCTGGCACGATAAAATCGCTGATCCGGGGGTGGTGGTGTTGGTTGAACATCTGGTGCTCACCGACGACACCGACTACATCCGCTGCGATGCTATACGCTGCCTAGGTGATCTGGGTCTGGTCCGATCCAAGGAATGCCTCATCAAGGCACTGTCTGACAACCACTACCTGGCTCGCGGTCACGCTGTGCTTTCGCTGGAGAAAATTGATCCCAATTTTCTCCAAATTCCCGAAATCCGACACCTTATCGAAGAAGAAACTCACCCCTTTGTGCGATGGGCTCTGAGCATAAACTGA
- a CDS encoding NYN domain-containing protein — protein sequence MVMKKNQASQDIFTETGRHIINQSVAILCDGNNIERSIHDISKNQNAMIDFDKVIPKLLNGRGLNRLLYFREGKSISSKFAERLHENYYGSVIPCHKSADIPLTIKATQLSSKVDTIIIMSGDSDYVDLVDHLKGEGVRVEIAAVKKTAAKILIDEADYFYEITKEDWFVYKAPNKYSNR from the coding sequence ATGGTAATGAAAAAAAATCAGGCGTCCCAGGACATATTTACTGAGACAGGTAGACATATTATAAATCAATCTGTAGCCATACTCTGTGATGGAAATAATATTGAAAGAAGTATTCATGATATTTCCAAAAATCAAAATGCCATGATTGATTTTGATAAGGTCATACCCAAACTATTAAATGGTAGGGGTCTAAATAGGTTGTTATATTTTCGTGAGGGCAAATCTATCTCTTCCAAATTTGCCGAAAGACTGCACGAAAATTATTATGGCTCAGTTATACCATGTCATAAATCAGCTGATATTCCTCTGACAATCAAAGCTACTCAGCTATCCTCAAAGGTGGATACTATCATCATAATGTCAGGTGATTCTGATTATGTAGATTTGGTGGATCACCTAAAGGGCGAAGGTGTAAGAGTAGAGATAGCAGCTGTCAAAAAAACCGCTGCAAAGATACTTATTGATGAAGCAGATTATTTTTATGAGATTACCAAGGAAGACTGGTTTGTTTATAAGGCTCCAAACAAATATAGCAATAGGTGA
- a CDS encoding LD-carboxypeptidase produces the protein MFPKKLSQGDEVRVIAPSRSMAIISDQLKSIANKRFAGLGLKLSFGRNINKKDTFLSSNIKDRVSDLHQAFSDKNVKAIITVIGGFSSNQLLDYIDWQLIKSNPKILCGYSDITILNNAIFQKAGLVSYYGPHYSTFGQELYFDYTLDYFKKCLMQKDTFKIIPSKNWSDDEWYKNQKGRKLVKNTGWKIINSGKAKGTSLGGNLCTFNLLQGTSYFPNIKNSILFFEDDEFGGSYSAVEFDRNLQSVIQQPGFSGVKGIIIGRFQKASEMDLIKIRHIIKSKKELSKIPVICNVDFGHTDPKITFPIGGTVEIVASKAPRIEFIKH, from the coding sequence ATTTTTCCAAAAAAACTTAGCCAAGGCGATGAAGTAAGGGTCATAGCCCCTTCACGTTCTATGGCTATTATATCCGATCAATTAAAAAGTATAGCCAATAAACGTTTTGCTGGTCTTGGTTTAAAATTAAGTTTTGGAAGAAACATAAATAAAAAAGACACATTCCTCTCATCTAATATAAAAGATAGAGTCAGTGACTTGCACCAGGCATTTTCTGACAAAAATGTTAAAGCTATTATTACAGTAATAGGGGGATTTAGTAGTAATCAGTTATTGGATTATATAGACTGGCAATTGATAAAAAGTAACCCTAAAATTTTATGTGGTTATTCTGATATTACTATTTTGAACAATGCTATTTTTCAAAAGGCAGGGTTAGTAAGTTATTATGGGCCACATTATTCTACATTTGGTCAAGAGTTATATTTTGATTATACATTAGATTATTTCAAGAAATGTTTGATGCAAAAAGACACTTTTAAAATTATACCCAGCAAAAACTGGAGTGATGATGAATGGTATAAAAATCAAAAAGGGAGAAAGCTAGTAAAAAACACTGGTTGGAAGATAATAAACAGTGGTAAGGCGAAGGGCACTTCTTTAGGTGGTAATTTATGCACCTTTAATCTACTACAGGGCACATCTTATTTTCCCAACATTAAAAATAGCATTTTATTTTTTGAAGATGATGAATTCGGTGGAAGTTATTCGGCTGTAGAGTTTGATCGAAATTTACAATCAGTAATTCAGCAACCAGGATTTAGCGGAGTAAAAGGAATCATTATTGGTAGGTTTCAAAAAGCCAGCGAAATGGATTTGATAAAAATTAGGCATATAATAAAATCAAAAAAAGAATTATCAAAGATACCAGTTATTTGTAATGTAGATTTTGGGCACACTGATCCCAAGATAACCTTTCCTATAGGTGGTACAGTAGAAATTGTTGCTAGTAAAGCACCAAGAATTGAATTTATAAAACATTAA
- the arsM gene encoding arsenite methyltransferase, with product MKAEEIKKVVQDNYGQLAKQSTGCGCKCSCSSDTSQTISKSIGYSDEDIESVPEANMGLGCGNPIAIGNIKEGDVVLDLGSGAGFDAFLAAKKVGKTGKVIGVDMTQEMIAKATILANKYKYQNVEFKLGEIENLPIEDNSIDIIISNCVINLAPDKLKVFQEAYRVLKLGGKMYISDIVLLEELSEEQKNNKDLIAGCVGGALLKDIYIAKVKQAGLQVKILGENKEISKEQYHGIPLESLSLEISK from the coding sequence ATGAAAGCAGAAGAAATAAAAAAAGTAGTTCAAGATAATTACGGCCAATTAGCCAAACAATCTACCGGTTGTGGTTGCAAATGTAGTTGCAGTTCAGATACTAGTCAAACAATTTCCAAAAGCATTGGTTATTCGGATGAAGATATAGAGTCTGTGCCCGAGGCTAATATGGGTTTGGGTTGTGGCAATCCAATTGCTATTGGCAACATCAAAGAAGGAGATGTTGTTTTGGATCTTGGCTCGGGAGCAGGTTTTGATGCTTTTTTGGCCGCCAAAAAAGTTGGCAAAACTGGCAAGGTTATTGGCGTGGATATGACCCAAGAAATGATTGCCAAAGCTACTATATTGGCCAACAAGTATAAATATCAGAATGTAGAATTCAAATTGGGGGAAATTGAAAACCTACCAATAGAGGACAATTCTATTGATATTATCATTAGTAATTGTGTGATAAATTTGGCGCCAGATAAATTAAAAGTATTTCAGGAAGCTTATCGAGTTTTAAAGCTAGGTGGAAAAATGTATATTTCCGATATTGTTTTACTTGAAGAACTATCAGAAGAGCAAAAAAACAATAAAGACTTGATAGCCGGCTGTGTGGGGGGCGCTCTTTTAAAAGATATTTATATTGCCAAAGTAAAACAAGCTGGTTTGCAGGTAAAAATTTTAGGAGAAAACAAAGAAATTAGTAAAGAGCAATATCATGGCATTCCACTGGAAAGTCTATCTTTAGAGATTAGTAAATAG
- a CDS encoding ZIP family metal transporter, with translation MLLNIILATILVSVVSLLGIIVVFKRENKNFLKSLISVAAGALLAVAFLDMLPEAVESEIYDTHQIFMTVLISVVFFFLLERVFHWHHCHCQTHGKPNKKNKNNLAIINLIGDGIHNFVDGALIASSFLLDFHAGVLVTIAVILHEIPQEISDFGVLLYAGLSKSKAILYNLLTALIAIIGALVFYYFGTNVENIIPLVIAFAAGNFIYLSTADLIPELHHEEDKKKIIAHSIWLVVGVLLMYIAGNIFPHD, from the coding sequence ATGTTATTAAACATTATTTTAGCGACTATTTTAGTCAGTGTTGTATCTTTGCTGGGCATAATTGTGGTTTTTAAAAGAGAAAATAAAAATTTTCTCAAATCATTAATCTCAGTAGCCGCGGGTGCCTTACTCGCTGTAGCATTTTTAGATATGTTACCTGAAGCAGTGGAATCTGAAATCTATGATACACATCAGATTTTTATGACAGTTTTGATCAGTGTGGTATTTTTCTTTTTGTTAGAGAGGGTTTTTCATTGGCATCATTGTCATTGTCAGACTCATGGTAAGCCAAACAAAAAAAACAAAAATAATTTGGCGATCATCAATTTGATTGGTGATGGTATTCATAATTTTGTAGATGGCGCTTTGATTGCCTCATCATTTTTGCTAGATTTTCACGCTGGTGTTTTGGTAACTATTGCCGTGATACTTCATGAGATACCACAAGAGATAAGTGACTTTGGAGTGTTGCTTTATGCAGGGCTTTCAAAGAGTAAGGCTATTTTGTATAATTTACTGACAGCTTTGATTGCAATAATTGGTGCTTTGGTATTTTATTATTTTGGCACCAATGTAGAAAATATTATACCGCTAGTGATTGCTTTTGCAGCGGGTAATTTTATTTATCTTTCAACAGCGGATCTTATTCCCGAACTTCATCATGAGGAAGATAAAAAAAAGATTATTGCTCACTCTATCTGGTTGGTGGTGGGGGTATTACTTATGTATATAGCCGGAAACATTTTTCCGCACGATTAA
- a CDS encoding ferric reductase-like transmembrane domain-containing protein gives MHFLFNIEWTTSFARTAFILLFIILIIGPLFRIKVPSKKMSPMMNPWSWRGELGIWFTIMALAHFILLLIEQPLTQLIKIGGSGYSLTNFIGLIALIISIILSFASLGKVIKFLGVISWKVLHSLTYVVFYLVASHLIYFQFFSSYGKVGPDWFGWISVVAMTLVVILQIIAFVKIVTKQNKIR, from the coding sequence ATGCATTTTTTGTTTAATATAGAATGGACAACATCTTTTGCTCGTACGGCCTTTATTCTCTTATTTATTATTCTCATTATTGGACCTTTATTTAGAATAAAAGTTCCCAGCAAAAAAATGTCCCCGATGATGAATCCATGGAGCTGGCGTGGTGAATTAGGTATTTGGTTTACTATTATGGCCTTAGCTCATTTTATATTACTACTTATTGAGCAACCACTTACCCAACTAATAAAAATAGGTGGATCTGGATATAGCCTGACAAATTTTATTGGCTTAATTGCTTTGATTATATCAATAATATTATCCTTTGCTTCTTTGGGAAAAGTAATTAAATTTTTGGGTGTTATATCATGGAAAGTATTGCATAGTCTGACTTATGTAGTTTTTTATCTAGTTGCTTCTCATTTGATTTATTTTCAATTTTTCTCAAGCTATGGAAAAGTAGGTCCTGATTGGTTTGGGTGGATATCGGTGGTTGCTATGACTTTAGTCGTTATATTACAAATAATAGCTTTTGTTAAAATAGTTACTAAACAAAACAAAATTCGATGA
- a CDS encoding YibE/F family protein, with protein sequence MKKLFLLLLLILPIFSFAQEQVREEMFKARVIEVVDQKEITDEAGSIIQQNLKLKGLDGSFEGKEIFFEGISEFQILSSHTYKLGDKVIVSYSQDVGGNDVFFILDYDRSGPIIWLAIIFIFSVLAIGRWKGFRSLIALALSFLVILKFIIPQILNGANPVMISVVGAIMILIFAIYFTQGINKKAHIANLSLVISLLFIALLSFWFTKLAQLTGYSEEASYLVGINQGSLNLQGLLLAGILIGTLGVLDDVIISQVSTVEQLKQANPQLTNKQIYTRSLKVGIDHISSMINTLFFAYAGASLPLLMLFTQSDISGLSFSQIVNNEFIATEIIRTLLGSIGIILSVPIANYLASYFLKSEKL encoded by the coding sequence ATGAAAAAATTATTTTTGTTATTATTACTAATTTTACCAATTTTTTCCTTTGCTCAGGAACAAGTAAGAGAAGAAATGTTTAAGGCTCGTGTTATTGAGGTTGTTGATCAAAAAGAAATCACTGATGAAGCCGGTAGTATTATACAGCAAAATTTAAAATTAAAAGGTTTGGATGGCAGCTTTGAAGGCAAAGAAATATTTTTTGAGGGAATTAGTGAATTTCAAATTCTATCATCTCATACTTATAAATTAGGCGACAAGGTTATAGTTAGTTATAGTCAAGATGTTGGAGGAAATGACGTATTTTTTATTTTGGATTATGATAGAAGTGGTCCTATTATATGGTTGGCTATAATTTTTATTTTTAGTGTTTTAGCTATTGGTAGATGGAAAGGGTTCCGTTCGTTGATTGCTTTGGCACTTAGTTTTTTGGTGATTTTAAAATTTATAATTCCCCAGATACTCAATGGAGCCAATCCAGTCATGATTAGTGTCGTAGGGGCAATCATGATTTTGATTTTTGCTATTTATTTTACCCAAGGTATAAATAAAAAAGCTCATATAGCCAACTTATCACTGGTTATTTCTTTGCTTTTTATAGCCTTACTGTCATTCTGGTTTACAAAGTTGGCTCAATTGACTGGCTATTCAGAGGAAGCTTCTTATTTGGTAGGTATAAATCAAGGTAGTTTAAACTTACAGGGTTTATTGTTGGCGGGCATACTAATTGGTACTTTGGGAGTTTTGGATGATGTAATAATAAGTCAAGTATCTACCGTAGAGCAACTGAAGCAGGCTAATCCTCAGTTGACTAATAAGCAGATATATACCAGAAGTTTGAAAGTGGGCATTGATCATATTAGCTCTATGATAAATACTTTATTTTTTGCTTACGCTGGGGCTTCTTTACCTTTGCTTATGTTGTTTACCCAAAGTGATATTAGTGGTCTTAGTTTTTCTCAAATAGTGAATAATGAGTTTATTGCTACCGAGATAATTAGAACATTATTGGGTAGTATAGGTATTATATTATCTGTTCCTATTGCCAATTATTTGGCCAGTTATTTTTTGAAATCAGAAAAACTTTAG
- a CDS encoding SDR family NAD(P)-dependent oxidoreductase — MNILITGAATGIGKSLADKFSKEGYTVISTYHTTKGPGYHLDLSNESDIKTLVNNIGVSTDKVVEVVYNTAMNKYKLKNGADIKVRDYRFGTYLRIPFIVARKVKKLAFS; from the coding sequence ATGAATATTTTAATAACAGGGGCAGCTACAGGAATAGGGAAATCTTTGGCAGATAAATTTTCTAAAGAAGGGTATACAGTTATAAGCACTTATCATACCACCAAAGGACCTGGCTATCATTTGGATTTATCAAATGAGTCAGATATTAAAACATTGGTCAATAATATAGGTGTGTCTACTGATAAGGTGGTCGAGGTAGTGTATAACACGGCGATGAATAAATATAAGTTAAAAAATGGAGCAGATATCAAAGTAAGAGATTATAGATTTGGTACATACTTACGTATTCCTTTTATTGTAGCTAGAAAAGTTAAAAAATTAGCATTTAGTTAA
- a CDS encoding NUDIX hydrolase, protein MTKKTQKTTVKALFEKDKRILLVKDPKGVWEMPGGRIEHGETPEKALKRELKEELGWNNVDIKNIVDSWTFSSEVDDTNYHFIILTYVCDFGEEEIKENDEYTEYRWVPVDEIDGLNMRDGYKKTIKKFIG, encoded by the coding sequence ATGACTAAAAAGACGCAAAAAACAACTGTAAAAGCACTATTTGAGAAGGATAAAAGAATCCTTCTTGTTAAAGACCCTAAAGGTGTTTGGGAGATGCCCGGTGGTCGTATAGAGCATGGTGAAACTCCAGAAAAAGCCCTAAAAAGAGAACTTAAAGAAGAGCTTGGCTGGAATAATGTAGATATTAAAAATATAGTTGACTCATGGACATTTTCTTCAGAAGTTGATGATACTAATTACCATTTTATTATTTTGACTTATGTTTGTGATTTTGGTGAAGAAGAAATAAAAGAAAATGACGAATATACAGAGTATAGATGGGTGCCAGTTGATGAGATTGATGGGCTGAATATGAGGGATGGTTATAAGAAAACAATTAAGAAATTTATAGGTTAG
- a CDS encoding PhoPQ-activated pathogenicity-related family protein: protein MRYYREYIKIIPKWMISWYNIFMIMRKIFLILGLLISTYLFTASVIGYAADDNLSNRLKGYVLLQVEEHGEAWYVEPNDAKRIYMKNGNVAYDVMGDFGLGITNADLAKIPVGFEDRFFCIDNDNDGLCNKLEEGLETDINNPDSDGDGYTDRIEIESLYNPLGESKIKYDYQLANRLRGYIVLQVEKNGQAWYINPQDAKRYYMTDGEAAYQIMRYLSLGITNADLAKIDISDYKIVEDIPAPTQYCGDNICNNNETCNTCAPDCGVCQAAVCGNNKKEAGEECDGSQGVAEGYICNSSCQLEQITDTPECGNNILETGEECDGTAGISQGYVCNNFCNLEAVSYCGDGACDFPSEDQSSCSADCSLEGPEDLFNMDDMLDVSTLNTQIKDVYTVFTDLGELRAADVQYYVGNWYGVDIYNTGTVYFPRNIPTQNLGKAAIMQGYSKDVQTGPNFLEDFAQNTALIFGIPVYSCSCGYPAEKWGYASESAMSQDFRLKMIEDNDLNRNVVIPLTMDYMRAMTMLGSFSEIGNPTQFVTTGSSKRGYAQWVLAAVDSRVKGFMSNAFSAPDQVNFWQLIKNEFGNDSLYGNADDSLAWLATWPGEQYQYYYDPIKFSYKLKKPLIVNIGTNDRDPITSLNSLFLALSQPKAYEIVANYPHGWGSTQHLANWRSIIDRTFFGRKTPIINVNNSGDNIEATITGAETIRSVKLVYGLNYNDLSEDMYAKEGVWYELDMENQAGKYIISKNFLPDQDVAYYIEVQDEKNGINSYTSSIVYIK from the coding sequence ATGAGATATTATAGAGAGTATATAAAAATCATTCCAAAGTGGATGATTTCTTGGTATAATATATTTATGATAATGAGAAAAATTTTTCTTATCTTAGGATTATTAATATCAACTTATCTTTTTACTGCATCTGTCATCGGCTATGCAGCTGATGACAATTTGAGTAATAGACTCAAAGGCTATGTTCTTCTTCAAGTAGAAGAACATGGCGAAGCTTGGTATGTAGAGCCTAATGATGCCAAAAGAATATACATGAAAAATGGAAACGTTGCCTATGATGTTATGGGTGATTTTGGTCTAGGAATTACTAATGCTGACTTAGCTAAAATACCAGTAGGCTTTGAAGATAGATTTTTTTGTATTGATAATGACAACGATGGATTATGCAATAAATTAGAAGAAGGTTTAGAAACAGATATTAATAATCCAGATTCTGACGGCGATGGGTATACTGACAGGATAGAAATAGAAAGCTTATATAATCCTTTGGGAGAAAGTAAGATAAAATATGATTATCAACTGGCTAACAGACTAAGAGGTTATATAGTTTTGCAGGTAGAAAAAAATGGTCAAGCTTGGTATATCAATCCCCAAGATGCCAAAAGATATTATATGACGGATGGCGAAGCCGCTTATCAAATTATGCGCTATTTATCATTGGGAATCACTAATGCAGATTTGGCTAAAATAGATATATCAGACTACAAAATAGTAGAAGATATTCCGGCTCCAACTCAATATTGTGGAGATAATATTTGCAACAACAACGAAACATGTAATACCTGCGCGCCTGATTGTGGAGTGTGTCAAGCTGCAGTTTGTGGTAACAACAAAAAAGAAGCAGGTGAAGAGTGTGATGGCAGTCAAGGTGTAGCAGAAGGTTATATTTGTAATAGTAGTTGCCAACTTGAACAGATAACAGATACTCCTGAATGTGGCAACAATATATTAGAAACTGGAGAAGAGTGCGATGGTACAGCAGGCATAAGTCAGGGCTATGTTTGTAATAATTTTTGTAATTTGGAAGCCGTCTCATATTGCGGTGATGGAGCTTGTGATTTTCCTAGTGAAGACCAAAGTAGTTGCTCGGCTGATTGCAGTTTGGAGGGGCCAGAGGATCTTTTTAATATGGATGACATGCTAGATGTTTCAACATTAAATACTCAGATAAAAGATGTTTATACTGTGTTTACTGATTTAGGAGAATTGAGAGCAGCAGATGTACAATATTATGTAGGTAATTGGTACGGAGTTGATATATATAATACTGGCACAGTTTATTTTCCGAGAAACATCCCAACTCAAAATCTTGGCAAAGCAGCTATAATGCAAGGTTATTCTAAAGATGTCCAGACCGGCCCCAATTTTCTAGAAGATTTTGCTCAAAATACTGCTTTGATTTTTGGAATTCCTGTTTATTCATGTTCTTGTGGTTATCCGGCCGAAAAATGGGGCTATGCGTCTGAGTCAGCTATGTCACAAGATTTTAGGCTTAAAATGATAGAAGATAATGATCTAAATAGAAATGTGGTTATACCTTTAACAATGGATTATATGAGAGCTATGACTATGTTGGGTAGTTTTTCGGAGATAGGCAATCCGACACAATTTGTTACTACTGGCAGCTCAAAACGTGGTTATGCTCAGTGGGTGTTAGCGGCAGTTGATTCGCGAGTCAAGGGTTTTATGTCTAATGCATTTTCGGCTCCTGATCAGGTAAATTTTTGGCAATTGATCAAAAATGAATTTGGTAATGATAGTTTGTATGGAAATGCGGATGATTCTTTGGCTTGGTTAGCTACCTGGCCTGGGGAGCAGTATCAATACTATTATGATCCGATAAAATTTTCTTATAAATTAAAAAAACCACTTATAGTTAATATTGGCACAAATGATAGAGACCCGATCACTTCATTAAATTCATTATTTTTGGCACTATCACAACCCAAAGCCTATGAGATAGTAGCCAATTATCCTCATGGTTGGGGAAGTACACAACACCTGGCTAATTGGCGTTCAATTATAGATAGGACATTTTTTGGCAGGAAAACGCCTATTATTAATGTAAATAATTCTGGGGATAATATTGAAGCAACGATTACTGGCGCTGAAACTATCAGAAGTGTTAAATTGGTTTATGGTTTAAATTATAATGATCTTAGTGAAGATATGTATGCCAAAGAAGGAGTCTGGTATGAATTGGATATGGAAAATCAAGCTGGTAAATATATTATTTCAAAGAATTTTTTACCAGATCAAGATGTAGCATATTATATAGAAGTGCAAGATGAGAAAAATGGCATAAACTCATATACTTCAAGTATTGTTTATATAAAATAA
- a CDS encoding phage holin family protein: MKLLINWLILTLAVLGTSYILPGVSIGGFWAALITALVLGVVNAFIKPILLFLTLPINILTLGLFTFVINALLILLVSAIVSGFSVANFWWALLFSIVITVLVYILNKIVK; encoded by the coding sequence ATGAAACTTTTAATAAATTGGTTAATTTTGACCTTAGCGGTGTTAGGGACTTCGTATATTTTACCAGGCGTTTCTATTGGTGGTTTTTGGGCGGCTTTGATAACAGCTTTGGTGTTGGGTGTTGTAAATGCATTTATCAAGCCGATATTATTGTTTTTGACTCTACCGATAAATATTTTGACACTAGGGCTTTTCACTTTTGTTATAAATGCATTATTAATACTTTTGGTATCAGCCATTGTTTCTGGTTTTAGTGTAGCAAATTTTTGGTGGGCACTTCTATTTAGTATAGTGATAACAGTTTTAGTTTATATTTTGAACAAAATAGTTAAATAA
- a CDS encoding transcriptional repressor: MYADILKQSGYKLTRPRQLILEYLKKNEHPIAAGDIYKALKNKIDKVTVYRILGVFEKLGIVFKEFSGKEFLYYLSGKQHHHIICQKCGYSQCIPCSHVFKGIKNFKNIKHHLVLTGLCNKCSK; encoded by the coding sequence ATGTATGCAGATATATTAAAACAATCCGGTTATAAATTGACTCGTCCCAGACAGTTGATTTTGGAGTATTTGAAGAAAAATGAGCATCCTATTGCGGCTGGGGATATTTATAAAGCTCTAAAAAATAAAATAGATAAAGTGACTGTTTATAGGATACTGGGGGTATTTGAAAAATTAGGTATAGTTTTTAAGGAATTTTCTGGCAAAGAATTTTTATACTATTTGTCTGGTAAGCAACATCATCATATTATTTGCCAAAAATGTGGTTACTCACAATGCATTCCTTGTAGCCATGTATTTAAGGGTATAAAAAATTTTAAAAATATAAAGCATCATCTGGTTTTGACCGGTTTGTGTAATAAGTGTAGTAAATAA
- a CDS encoding 7-cyano-7-deazaguanine synthase: MKELATQAIQLVHERIINSVPDFDGRAVLLFSGGRDSSAVAAAFCKAFPASQLHLLLIDNGLLSRLDSTKRQLRIIQDLNPGNDIIFEMKRVSMMMRQVGMQQIEADFRERSFSTLLICLACKLIMNYSAARYAQELGIHLILDGYAERQKDYPEQTDEFMVPLKKIYADFGLTYLSPLYDILADKPVVNQMLAELGVYIPKQEPVCMWSDSFSTAKPEEITRYTAEVLKRIMACESTLQP, translated from the coding sequence ATGAAGGAACTAGCGACTCAAGCTATCCAGCTGGTGCATGAAAGGATCATAAACTCTGTCCCCGACTTTGACGGACGCGCTGTCCTGCTTTTTTCCGGCGGACGTGACAGCAGTGCTGTGGCCGCTGCTTTCTGTAAGGCCTTTCCGGCCAGCCAACTCCATCTTCTCCTGATCGACAACGGCCTGCTCAGTCGACTGGATTCCACCAAGCGGCAGCTGCGCATAATCCAAGACCTCAACCCTGGAAACGACATCATCTTCGAGATGAAACGCGTTAGCATGATGATGCGCCAAGTCGGTATGCAGCAAATTGAAGCCGATTTCAGAGAACGCAGCTTCAGCACACTGCTGATCTGCCTGGCCTGCAAGCTGATCATGAACTACTCCGCCGCCCGATACGCCCAGGAGCTCGGCATCCATCTGATCCTCGACGGCTATGCCGAACGCCAGAAGGACTACCCCGAACAGACCGATGAATTTATGGTCCCCCTCAAGAAAATTTATGCCGACTTCGGCTTGACCTACCTCTCGCCTCTCTATGATATCCTGGCCGACAAGCCGGTGGTCAACCAAATGCTCGCCGAACTTGGTGTCTACATTCCCAAGCAGGAACCGGTCTGCATGTGGTCCGACTCATTTTCCACGGCCAAACCCGAGGAGATCACCCGCTATACGGCCGAAGTCCTGAAACGCATCATGGCCTGCGAGAGCACTCTGCAGCCTTAG